DNA sequence from the Desulfovibrio sp. Huiquan2017 genome:
TCTCGTCTTCGATGGTGTCGGCCGAAATGTTCTCCACGGTACCGTCCAATCCGCCGTAGATGGAGAAGTCATAGGCCGTGATCTTGACCTTGGCCTTCTGGCCCGGGTGCAGGAAGGCGATGTCCGAAGGCTTGACCTCGGCCTCGACCAGCAAGGTATCGTCCAAGGGCACGACCTCCATGATGGACTCGCCGGGCCGGATCACGCCGCCGATGGTGTTGACCATGATGTGCTTGACCACGCCGCGCACCGGGGAACGCACATCGGTGCGGGTCACGCGGTCGCCGCCGGAGCTGAGGTTCTCCAGGATGGAATTGAGTTCCTGCCTGCGGGCATTGATCTCCTCCAAGGCGTTGGCCCGGTATTCGGCCTTGGCCTGGGCGATGCGCCCCTGGGCTTCCTTGGCTGCCCGCTGTACGCGGGGGATGCCCAGGGTCAGGGCTTGCATATCGCCGTGCAATTGAACCACGGTCTGTTCCAGGCGCAGATAATCGAGCTCGGAATGAATATGCTTCTCCACCAGGGGCTTGGCGATATTGCGTTGTTTCTCGGCCACTTCCAGGCTCTGGCGAAGCTGATTGCGGCGGGCGACCATCTCGTTCACTTCCTGCTGCCGCTGCTGATACTGGTCCTCAAGCAGGCTGATGTCGATATTGAGCTTGTTGCGCTGGGCCAGAAAGATATGGTGTTGGTCATCGACCAGTTGCGGAGCCTTCTCGACCACTTCAGGCGGGAAGCTCGGTTCGTCCACACCGTCCGCTTCAGCCTGGAGCCTGGCGATGGCCGCCTGGTGCTCCAGGGCCTTGCTCTGGGCATCGCGGTAATAGCTGGCGGCCTGCTCGTTGGACAGGCGGCAAAGGATGTCGCCCTTTTCCACGGTCTGGCCCTCCTGAACGAAAAGCTCGTTCATGATGCCACCCTCCAGGTTCTGGATTTCCTGGATGCGCTGGGACGGGATGACCCGGCCGAAGCCGCGTGTGCGCTCGTCGAGCATGGCCAGCTTGGCCCAGACGATGAAGATGAGGATCATCAACAGAATGGACGTGGACATGATGTAGGCGACCCGGTGGCCCCGGCCGTACATGGCCTGGTCCACCTCGCTCATGAACAGGAGCGTTTCTCTATCGTATTTCTTGCTCATTTCATCCTCACAGGGAAACCTTGATTTGACCGGTCCGGAGTCCGTCGAGCACGGCCTTCTTGGGGCCGTCCACGACGATTCTGCCCCGGTCCATGATCACCAGCCGGTCCACGAGATCAAGCATGGAATGGCGGTGGGTGATGACGATGAGCGTCTTGTCCTCGATGTATTTGCGCAGCCGCTCCTTGAGGCGGTATTCCGACTGGTTGTCCATGTTGCTCGACGGCTCGTCCATGATCAGGACTTCCGGATCGGGCAGGATGGCGCGGGCGATGGTCACGGCTTGTCGCTGGCCGCCGGACAGGGAGGTACCCCGTTCGCCGACCATCATGCCGAAGCCCGCCGGGTGGTCGCGAACGAAGTCGTTGACCCCGGAAATCTCGGCGGCCGCGTTGATGGACTGGTCATCCGCCTCGGGCAAGCCGAAGGCTATATTGTCCTTCAGGGTGCCGTAGAAAAGCAGACTGTCCTGGGAGATGTAGCCCACCTTGCGGCGCAGGTCCGCCACATCCATCTGGCGCAGGTCGATGTCGCCCACCTGGACCGAGCCCTGCACCGGCTGGTAGAGGCCCACGCAGAGCTTGCCCAGCGTGGTCTTGCCCGCGCCGGTACGGCCCACGATGCCGACTTTCTCGCCCGGCTTGAGCTTAAGGTTGATGTCGTGGAGCACGGCCTTGTCCGTGCCCGGATAGCTGAAGGACACATCGGTCAGGGTCACGGACGGCTCGATAACGCCGTAGTGGAAGGCTTCCTTGTCTTCGGGCCGCTCGGACGGCATTTCCATGAGCATGTCCAGGGCGTTCAGGGCCATACGCGATTGCTGGAAGCGCGAGAGCAGCCCGGCCACCGCGGACAGCGGAGCCATGGACCGGCCGGACAGGATGTTGCAGGCGATGAGCCCACCCACGGTCAACTCGCCCTTGGAGATGAGGTACACGCCGGTGATGATCACGGCCACGGAAACCATCTGGGTGATGAAGACCGAGAAGGAGATGGACACGTTGGCCATGGTCTTGGCGTGGCTGTTGGAGTGGGCGGACAGGCCGACCACGTTTTCCCAGCGCGCCTGAATGCGGCCCTCGGCCATGGACGTCTTGATGGTTTCGAGCCCCTGGACGATCTCGAACAGGAGCGCGTATTTCTGGGTGGATTCCTTGTAATGGTTCTCGATGATCCGCTGAAAGGGAATCTGCATGAACACGCCCACCAGGATGACCAGGGGCACGGCCACGAAGATCGGATAGGCTATGGGCCCGCCGATGAAGTAGATGACACAGATGAACACGATCAGGAACGGCAGGTCGATGAGGGCCACCAGCGAGGAGGAGCCGAAGAACTCGCGCAGGGACTCGAACTCGCGGATGTTGTTGGCCACCGCGCCCGCCGATTCCGGCATATAGTCGAGCCGGGCGGACATGAGGTGGTTCATGATCTTGGAGCCGAGGAGCACGTCCGCGTTGCGTCCGGCCACGTCCACGAAATAGGAACGCAGGTTCTTGAGCAGAAAGTCGAACAGATAGGCGATGCCAATGCCGATGGCCAAGGCCCAGAGGGTATCGGTGGCGTTGTTGGGGATGACCCGGTCGTACACGTTCATGACGAAGAGCGGCGAGGCCACGATGATGATGTTGGTCATGATCGAGGCGCCGATGACGTGCTTGTAGATGGGCCAGAATTTGCCGATGACGCCCCAGAACCAGCGCTTGGTCTTGAGCAGCTTGAGCTCACTGGCCCGCTTGTCCAGCTTGGATTTGCGGTGGCAGAAGATGGCGTACCCGGTGTATTCCTCTTCGAGCTTGGCCAGAGGTATCTCGGTCTCATCCATGCCGTGGCCCGGCACGAGAACCCGGGCCGCGTTGCCCGAGGTGTCCAGGAGCACGCAGGCGTTGCCGCCGCGCAACAGCAGGATGCACGGCATGACCAGCTTGGTGATGCCCCGCAGTTTCTCGCGGTACACGGTCTTGGCGGTGATGCCGATGCGCTCGGCCGAACGCACGATGGAGGCGGCGGTAATGACTCCCTCCTGTTGGGGGATGCCAGCCTTGAGCGTGGCCGAGGAAACCGGCTTGCCGAGCAGGCGGCTGATGATGGACAGACAGATGACCAGCGGAGGTTGAAAATCAATATCCTTGGGGGTCAGCCGTTCGTCGGTCTCCACCCGGATCGGCTGTTGCATGCCCGGCATTCCAGGCATTCCCGGCATGCCTGGAGGCATCTGCCCCTTGACCGGCTGCCCTGGCTGCCCGGGTTGTAGCTGTCCCGGCTGCGGTTGTCCGGGCTGTGATTCTCCCGGTTGCGGCTGTCCCGGTTGTGGTTGCCCCGAAGCGGTTCTTCCGGCCGGAGCGGGGCCGCCCTGAGCGGGCTTGGCACCCGGCGCGGCCTGAGGCGTCGCGGGAATCGGGCCTGAGCGTTGGGCACCGTTGCCCGGCATCGGGCCGGTGTCCATGCGCGAGGCTTTGGCGGCGGGTTTCCTGTCATCAGGACTGGCGGGCCGAGGAGCTCCCCCGGCTGGCTTGGGGCCAGCCGGATTCGGCGCTGTATCGGCCCCGGTCCTGCGGCCCGGAGCGGCCTTAGAGGCTGCTGGTGACGCTTTTTTTTCGGGTGGCATAGATTTCACTTGGATGAGGATTGCGTTCGCATGCAGACCATAAAACGGGTCCGCCGTCCATTACTGACAGTAGTAGTTTCACAATCTTTCGCGTAGGGGCCATTTTGTCAAGCTTCAATTGCCTCATTCCTTAGCGATCCCGCACGCTTCATAAACGCCCGCGAAACAGGATCCAGGCCCGGCGGCCTCCGCTCAGGCCGCGACCGAGATCCCGATCTTGCCCAGGGCTTTCCCCGCTTCCCAATAGCGGTGGGCCGAGGCGATGTCGCGGAAGTCAAAACGGCGCTCGTCCAGGAGCACGGCCAGTTCGTCCGCATCCACCAGTCCGGCCACCCGTTCGAGGATCTCGCCGATCCGCTCCCGCCCCTTGCCGGTGAGCAGCGGCAGAAGCATGAAGACCACGTGCAGGGACAATCCTTTGGCGTGCAGCGGCCCCAGATCGTGCGTGGAACGGGTGTTGGTGGAGACCACCCGGCCGCCCGTGCGGACCGCCCTGAGCGAGTCGTCCAGAACCGGACCGCCCACGGTGTCGAAAACCGCATCGAACCCCTCGC
Encoded proteins:
- a CDS encoding HlyD family type I secretion periplasmic adaptor subunit encodes the protein MSKKYDRETLLFMSEVDQAMYGRGHRVAYIMSTSILLMILIFIVWAKLAMLDERTRGFGRVIPSQRIQEIQNLEGGIMNELFVQEGQTVEKGDILCRLSNEQAASYYRDAQSKALEHQAAIARLQAEADGVDEPSFPPEVVEKAPQLVDDQHHIFLAQRNKLNIDISLLEDQYQQRQQEVNEMVARRNQLRQSLEVAEKQRNIAKPLVEKHIHSELDYLRLEQTVVQLHGDMQALTLGIPRVQRAAKEAQGRIAQAKAEYRANALEEINARRQELNSILENLSSGGDRVTRTDVRSPVRGVVKHIMVNTIGGVIRPGESIMEVVPLDDTLLVEAEVKPSDIAFLHPGQKAKVKITAYDFSIYGGLDGTVENISADTIEDEKGESHYLVKVRTKENAITYRGQQLPIIPGMTASVDILTGRKSVLDYLLKPLLKAKQNALRER
- a CDS encoding type I secretion system permease/ATPase, which codes for MQQPIRVETDERLTPKDIDFQPPLVICLSIISRLLGKPVSSATLKAGIPQQEGVITAASIVRSAERIGITAKTVYREKLRGITKLVMPCILLLRGGNACVLLDTSGNAARVLVPGHGMDETEIPLAKLEEEYTGYAIFCHRKSKLDKRASELKLLKTKRWFWGVIGKFWPIYKHVIGASIMTNIIIVASPLFVMNVYDRVIPNNATDTLWALAIGIGIAYLFDFLLKNLRSYFVDVAGRNADVLLGSKIMNHLMSARLDYMPESAGAVANNIREFESLREFFGSSSLVALIDLPFLIVFICVIYFIGGPIAYPIFVAVPLVILVGVFMQIPFQRIIENHYKESTQKYALLFEIVQGLETIKTSMAEGRIQARWENVVGLSAHSNSHAKTMANVSISFSVFITQMVSVAVIITGVYLISKGELTVGGLIACNILSGRSMAPLSAVAGLLSRFQQSRMALNALDMLMEMPSERPEDKEAFHYGVIEPSVTLTDVSFSYPGTDKAVLHDINLKLKPGEKVGIVGRTGAGKTTLGKLCVGLYQPVQGSVQVGDIDLRQMDVADLRRKVGYISQDSLLFYGTLKDNIAFGLPEADDQSINAAAEISGVNDFVRDHPAGFGMMVGERGTSLSGGQRQAVTIARAILPDPEVLIMDEPSSNMDNQSEYRLKERLRKYIEDKTLIVITHRHSMLDLVDRLVIMDRGRIVVDGPKKAVLDGLRTGQIKVSL